The following are encoded together in the Tamandua tetradactyla isolate mTamTet1 chromosome 14, mTamTet1.pri, whole genome shotgun sequence genome:
- the LOC143655658 gene encoding uncharacterized protein LOC143655658 isoform X1, which translates to MKVRPNRRPDVIPLAGPWMGGRPSPPDPVSSRLPLRSAERRNRARRVFQAPAGGGVSVGVHRGGGVAYVDERGAQRHLVPRSLGCHVWCCWQNPNVSERGARLAGGSSTYDFGPVQKPRVRSPVGWEPVQPRELRAPPVEFIQTLRQRRQLHSLPCGFWTLGSRGYPTHI; encoded by the exons ATGAAGGTGAGACCAAACCGCAGGCCTGACGTAATACCCCTCGCGGGCCCCTGGATGGGCGGGCGGCCGAGCCCGCCAGATCCTGTCTCCTCCCGCCTCCCGCTCAGGTCCGCAGAACGTCGGAACCGCGCCCGCCGCGTCTTCCAGGCTCCCGCAGGGGGTGGAGTCTCGGTGGGAGTTCACCGCGGAGGGGGCGTGGCGTACGTAGATGAGCGTGGCGCGCAGAGGCATCTGGTCCCGCGCAGCCTGGGCTGCCACGTCTGGTGCTGTTGGCAAAATCCGAATGTTTCTGAG CGAGGTGCCCGCCTAGCCGGTGGAAGCAGTACGTATGACTTCGGGCCTGTGCAAAAGCCGAGGGTGCGCTCTCCCGTAGGATGGGAACCGGTCCAGCCACGTGAATTA cgagcccctcctgtggagttcatccagaccctccgtcagcgtcgtcagcttcacagcctgccctgcggattttggactctaggTTCCCGCGGTTACCCGACACACATATAA
- the LOC143655658 gene encoding uncharacterized protein LOC143655658 isoform X2, with product MKVRPNRRPDVIPLAGPWMGGRPSPPDPVSSRLPLRSAERRNRARRVFQAPAGGGVSVGVHRGGGVAYVDERGAQRHLVPRSLGCHVWCCWQNPNVSERGARLAGGSSTYDFGPVQKPRVRSPVGWEPVQPRELRHVLDALFLVGRCRPIQAGH from the exons ATGAAGGTGAGACCAAACCGCAGGCCTGACGTAATACCCCTCGCGGGCCCCTGGATGGGCGGGCGGCCGAGCCCGCCAGATCCTGTCTCCTCCCGCCTCCCGCTCAGGTCCGCAGAACGTCGGAACCGCGCCCGCCGCGTCTTCCAGGCTCCCGCAGGGGGTGGAGTCTCGGTGGGAGTTCACCGCGGAGGGGGCGTGGCGTACGTAGATGAGCGTGGCGCGCAGAGGCATCTGGTCCCGCGCAGCCTGGGCTGCCACGTCTGGTGCTGTTGGCAAAATCCGAATGTTTCTGAG CGAGGTGCCCGCCTAGCCGGTGGAAGCAGTACGTATGACTTCGGGCCTGTGCAAAAGCCGAGGGTGCGCTCTCCCGTAGGATGGGAACCGGTCCAGCCACGTGAATTA CGACACGTGCTTGATGCTCTGTTCCTGGTAGGTCGGTGCCGCCCGATCCAGGCGGGGCACTGA
- the LOC143655658 gene encoding uncharacterized protein LOC143655658 isoform X3 — protein MKVRPNRRPDVIPLAGPWMGGRPSPPDPVSSRLPLRSAERRNRARRVFQAPAGGGVSVGVHRGGGVAYVDERGAQRHLVPRSLGCHVWCCWQNPNVSERGARLAGGSSTYDFGPVQKPRVRSPVGWEPVQPRELSFFTHTA, from the exons ATGAAGGTGAGACCAAACCGCAGGCCTGACGTAATACCCCTCGCGGGCCCCTGGATGGGCGGGCGGCCGAGCCCGCCAGATCCTGTCTCCTCCCGCCTCCCGCTCAGGTCCGCAGAACGTCGGAACCGCGCCCGCCGCGTCTTCCAGGCTCCCGCAGGGGGTGGAGTCTCGGTGGGAGTTCACCGCGGAGGGGGCGTGGCGTACGTAGATGAGCGTGGCGCGCAGAGGCATCTGGTCCCGCGCAGCCTGGGCTGCCACGTCTGGTGCTGTTGGCAAAATCCGAATGTTTCTGAG CGAGGTGCCCGCCTAGCCGGTGGAAGCAGTACGTATGACTTCGGGCCTGTGCAAAAGCCGAGGGTGCGCTCTCCCGTAGGATGGGAACCGGTCCAGCCACGTGAATTA TCATTCTTCACCCACACCGCATAA